The Solanum dulcamara chromosome 6, daSolDulc1.2, whole genome shotgun sequence genome contains the following window.
CATGCCATTGACAATAAACAATCATTTCACATGGTTCATTTCATCCTTCCCTaatcacatacatatatacatacaagtGAAGCAGTCAGCAagtatatatgacatatatacGAAAAGAAAAAATCATCATCTACCTCAAAACCAAGCTTTGGAATGTATAAATTATAGGAGTTTTCCCTTTTCGAAGCCTTTCATTTTGTTTGTGGTCTATAAACAATCACACATATGCAAATGATTAATAAAATGACCTAATTTATCTGAATTATAACAAATTTTCCAACTTTTGCCAAACTCATGATCCTAACATCcatctagggctattttccaaaATTATATCCAAGTCAAGGACCTTCCCCTAAGTTATCCGGATTCTAAgttccaaaaatcaaaatacaagCTAGGGGAGCGATTAACTTATCTTTAGCACGAATTTTGGTGGAAAACTGCAAGAATTCGTCTTAGGACGCTTCTGGTTTCTTAAAAACGAAATGGAATGATTAAAAACgattttgagactttttttGTATTAAGTCCCGTATCACGTATGTCCCATCACAGCGGAACCATCTTTCTACAGCAGCCTCGCCTTGGCGAGATGCATAGAGACAGAATGTCTATGTTTGAGTCCCAAGGTTCCCATTTTGCAACACACTGTCATCCCAATATGATTCTATAAAGCCGTACAAGCTCATATCGTCTTAGCTATCAACTCAAATGATCAAACTACACAATTCAATCCCCAATCCATTATCGAATTATTCTAGACCTCATCTGACTCGAATTTCGTTCAAGTCTGGCCTAAACTTAATATTTCCAAATCACTTCACTactcaaaaaaaatttgattcgattttttttctttggctTATCCATAACTACGGAACAAATCATTGCATATGCCTAATCACATATTAGAAAAAATGATAGAAGAGCTTGACAATTGTaattaatcaaattattcatatgttcccaaaaagaaaaatcaaattattaatataCATTGTCTAATATGAAGGTATCATTAGAAgggaaaacaaagaagaagggtggggtggggtgattTTTTTTCCGGTATTCAATATCTTCtttaaagttatgattattTGGATTTGCCTAGTATAATACCCATTATAAAGGAAAAAGCTctttaactaaaaaaattctATTCTCGAGTAAAACATTATATTCATTTCACCACAATCTTTGATTATAAATTGTGAGCACGGTAGGAATGAAATTCCCAAAAAGCCAGTCCAAATCGAAGTTGGTATAGAATAAAGGGACGACCCTAAtcttatgttgaaatagtttaattttactacaaattaaaaggaaaagagGATAACAATAATGCTAAcatgatttattttatcatttttaatttgTGCCCACCCATGAATGATAGGGGGGAAAAAGGATTGAAACTTTCCCTGCTAAAATGTggggattttttttctttctctgtagtaaagaagagaaagatatgTTAATGAATTCTTTTTGGGTTTGACCAGAGAAGTGTTGATGACTGACATAGTTAGAAGCATATTGCAGAGACTGGAGCCTTCTAAGCTTCTCTGATCTCCACTTTCTCCAATATATCTACTAATTTTCCTTTTCAATGGTGAGACACAAATTATAAATAACGAGGAATTTTATTagctatttaaatttttttttattggcgAAGGATCAATTATCCCTCTTATAATTCCGTTCtcccatttttaaaaaaattataaaagaaaaggtaatttagtttatattgtaatttagtttttttaactattaaaaaaattagggcatatataataaatttgactattaaaataataaattcaaattagtcgttaaattaaaaaagttttaaaaaataaattatgtatgagAAGAATCAAATATACCcttatatgtattttttaataaaaaactataaaaatttaaaattaattatttcacttcCGTTAAAGGAAAATGGTATATGTGAGTCATTTGTATAACAATAAGGATATATATGAGTAACTTTCATAACGAGGGTATATCAGacactttttccaaattataataatatgcctctatttcatatgaattgttacTTTAGCTCATTTCATATCTATTAGGAAACTTAATAAATGGATGATATTGTTTATTAAATTattcttatttaataaaaacaaattgATTATTTCCTCTTAAAAGCATGCATTCTCTATTAATATTAAGGGTACACTTGAATTTAACAACCAACTTTAGTCTTTTTCTGAGCTATTAACTATTGTTGAACAATTTTCTGAGCTAAAACGATAGTTAAATTGGGACATAAGTAGCAGTGTAGCACTCCctcgatttatttttatttatcactttttatttattgagAGTCAAAATAACATgaattttgatcaatattttatgatgtagttttttttatcatatttatataaaaataattgcaaattaaaatattttttattatagatttcgaatatctaaatttaaaatattaatttaatttaattttaaaaattagtcaaattgactCTTCTTGAATCGAACCATGACAAGTAAAGGTTAACAGAGTAAGTAATAATATAAAGAGAAAAGCATTACTTTCtccgtttatttttatttgttcactatttcaaaaataatttttcactttccaaaaaaatcaagaaaaaagacaattattattttttatattttactatTACCATTAAGTACTTATTCCctaaattattttctcaaaCATAATATTTCTTCCATTCATATTGTTTGatcctcaaaaaaaattatgacaactaaaaaaaatgaagagaacactaaatatcaattaatagaaataatgtaataaaataatcagaataattaattttttaaataaatatataaaatttaaacgTGACAAAGTAAAAGGGAACGGAGAGTAGAAACGACAAAGACCAGTGAGTGAAGTTGAAGTCTCCTTACGGTTTCGTCAACTCTCTCACCTTTTTCTTCTTATCATTAACTCTCTCTTCTCCCCTCAACTCCCCAAAAAgccttttataatttatttcccCTCTTTCATTTAACAATGCCCTTCCTATTTTCTTTCACTTTATACTCATTCCTCCTCACTCACTAACCAAACCATAGCATCAATGGACTTTAACCTTGAAAATCCATTGCCATTTAGCCATGATGAAACTCATTTAGACACCATTTCACCTCTTTTCAACATTGAAACTTATCATATGCCTTCACAAACTTAccttcaaaatctcaaaaactcGGATTTTCACATCAACATTCGTGAAGCAACCATTTCTATAATCTTACAAATTTCTCATCCCTTTGATAATCCTTTTCTCTCATATCTTGCCATTAATTATCTCGATCGATTCATCTGCTTCCATTCGCTATCGGTATAATtacattcaattttttttttaataagtaaCATTACGGAGAAAAATAGGATTCTGATTAAATTTTGTTAATGTAGGAATCGAAACCATGGATCTTGAGGATGATTGCTGTTTCTTGTGTTTCATTAGCATTGAAAATGAGGAAAACAGAGTACTCTGTTACTGACATTGAGGTACATTTTCTAAATAATGTTAAGTTGAAATCTATAGACAATCGCTTAAAATTGACACTAACTTTTACTTACATAAGACTCTAATGTGTCATTTAGATCTTAatgttatgttttttttttcttgtacaGCAAGATGGTGGTACGATATTCGATATCGAGACGATAAAGCGAATGGAGCTTTTAATTCTTGGGGGCCTTAAATGGAGAATGCGTTCAATTACTGCATTCGCTTTCATTAATTTCTTTGTATCTATGTTCAAATTCAAAGATCTACCGTTACAACAAGCTCTCAAAGCTAGAGCCACTGAGATTATATTGACAGCTCAAAATGGTAagttaaattcatatttttataaaaattattactatcaattaaaaattgagattttttgtttgattttagaGATCAAGATTTTGCCTTTCAAGCCATCGATAATCTCAGCTTCAGCTCTTCTATCTGCTTCTCACGAGCTTTTCCCTTTACAATTCTCATGCTATAAAAGTGCAATCCTAAACTGTTCATATGTACATAAGGTAAATTCATATTCTTcctcaatttctttttttttctttctaattttaaGCACATTGATTCCATGCATTTTGTTcttttcaacaacaaaaaaaaagacaacAAGGTTCACGATTATTTTTTTCACCCAGAATAAGAACTAAGCATAGTAAAGGATAAACGTAAGTTGATTAATTAGGAATGTTATGATTGTCTAATTAATATTCTTGCATGTGTCATTTTTCTAAAGTCAAATTAATGTAATTTGATTTCAATAAGTGAAATACTATTCTCTTCGTATCATTTTATATAACATCTTTTAATTTGACacgatatttaaaaaaaatgaaagatttttaaaaatttatgatttaaaacaatcattaaatatttgtgtgattgttaattattttattaatgataaaatagaattttaaaattaattatatttttaattatgaagATAACATACTTTTTGagactattaaaaaaaaaatataaatggagTACAAATTAATGAATGTACGTGAAAAATAGTCGTGTTAACGCCAGTGATTTTGAAAAATCCAGCGGCAGAGCCTTCCACACTTTATGGGTCAAATTAAGGATTTTACTTTAATTTATATCGCTAGTACGGACAAAAGAGTGTTTAGTTGGACTAACCAAATAACACTGTTCAATAATTTATTGTAAGAACAATAATGAAAACGAATTACATTAAAGTTAATACTCCTAGCTGTAATATGTCGCACCTAATTTAACTAGATAAGGAGATAGTGATTGTAATTTGTAACTATAAAATGCAAGTACACTTATTTCCGGAATTTTACTCATATATATTGATAGTGctaagttatactaatatttgtgtatttttatCGGTTTATAAGTCACATTTTATCATCTTTTACAGATTACCAGTTTGTATTTACTATATAAAGTTATATGTAATCAACTTTTTAGTGATTTGATagtgtatttttcttttaaattgttAGTGCACTGCAATGATTAAAACTCCAATAACCATAAActttatgttttatgcattaaaatactatattataaaaatgaaaaaaattgacGATCCTTCCATCAGAAATTCTAAAAACAACGTTTCCAATGGACAGTTCATTGGAAACATTTTTGACGAGCTGATCTCCGATGGTAATTTTGTCAGAAATTTGTGCTTTTTAGCAATATTTACAAGCATAAATTTCAATGCTTTAATTGCCTTGTGGAAACAGTAACTAACCAGCGTAAAAAAGTTCTTTACATTCTCAATATACTTAAAATCAACTCATCTATAAATGCAATAACTCaccttttttatttgctttaCTTATGTACATAGAATGATTTATTAAGCTGCTACAACGTGACGCAAGAAATAGCGAAAGAAGGATATGAATCAATACTAGAGATGGTGTCAAGCACGAGCACGCCAGTCAACGTGCTTGACCTGCAGATGAGTTGGAGTTCAGATAACGAGCCAATTGAAGAACATACTTTACTTAATGCAAttagcagcagcagcagcggCAGACAAGACAACTTGACGAAACGTCGAAAGATAATTATTCATGACAACACTTAATTCAGCTTTGCGCACAacgttgatattgatgtttcaTACTAAATTATGCTATCTATCTCaacgtttttttttttgatgaaaacgAAGAAGTAGAAAAAAGATGCATTAGGGGGGAAAAAAGCTTAATAAAGCCAATTGAGTACTATTTTcttcgtttcaatttatttatctgattttaattttacataaaatttaaaaaaataaagattttttaaaattttgtggtattaaacaaaaatttatagaatgtgtcaaaatgttctttaattttgtcattttaaatatgttatgtGGAGAAttgacattaaaaaaaaaaagataaacaaattaaaacaaagaatatatatagataacacattttttatatttaataatatttaactttaaaatgctCAATATATCCTgaaagaattttttaaattatatgttAGAATCAAACTACGAAGAAGTGTGATGTCAAACTAGCTTAGCTTTGTGTTGCATCAAACAACTAAAaatgaagaggaaaaaaaaaagagagggaaGGGTCCTAGCTATTATAGGGGCAATTGAGAAAAACAAAGAAccaaaaggagaaggagattgtGGGGTTAGGAGTGGTTTGCTTGGTTGGTGACTTTGCTTTGtatgaatttggaaaaaaaagaagggggaaaaacatgaaaaagtaaaagaaaggaaaagagatCATAGAGGgaaaatagaataaaatgagttcattttatttccttttgttttattgggaagagaaaaagaaacaaaaagaccACATGGATGTAGAATTTGTTCACCTTTTTAAAGTTGTTTCATGTTGCTGCTGGTGGCACTAATTGTTTGCAAATTAGAGAATAACTGTATGATGTGATACGATTGAATAAATTTATCTCTTTTATTATAATGCCATTCTTGAgatttctcttattttattaatagcttgttttatgatttaaaattgtACAGTAAATTATTTTGTTGCTATACTTCATTCGTCTCAAATTTTCTATCGTAATTCTTTTTTATAActccttaaaaaaatattaattatattaaaattattgataTCTGAACAGTTATAACATCTCTCATAATTGAGGTGTTAGTACTTAGTAGTCTTTAGGAGCAAGAACTATTAAGGATATATAAAACAGACTAATTTTATCTTAAACGTTTAAAACGATAAAAAATTTGAGACGATAGAAAATCCTTTTTAAGACCGTGAAGGAGGAAGTGAAGGTCATGGTCCCGATAAATATTAGAGATTTGATGGTTTCAATATCCCAAAAATACGTCCAGACATTTGATAACTGTATAGGCAGCAATTGAAAGTCACCACACATTCACACAATATAAATTGGACCACTGACTCAATTTATAATCGAATGTCTACTGCCGTTATTAATTACGTACCTATCTGTTTTACTtccttttaataaataaataaataaataaaattgttgGTACTATCTTctattcataaaattaaaattggatAGTTTGAAATAAACAAGTGTTATCGGAGTATTATGTGATAAAAAGGATTTCTACTTAAAAAGAGTGTTGCAGAAATGTGAACACTAGGATAGATTTGCGGTAATACAAATTTAGATAAGATAAAGAATTAATAACCATGTTTGCGAGAAAGTACAAGTAAAACatataggtaaataaatttGTTTATTTAATCTTCGTGTTTTGAATTACTGGTGTGTTCGAAggaaaatagttattttttggaaaataaattgatttcttattaataattttttgtaaaaaatattttttaaaaaatattcatgtgtAATTTACCAAAAACTATACGGATGAGGTATAGGGTAACAGGGGTGACGGGGTGCCATGGTCAAGGATTGGAAGTTGGAGGTATTGAGTTGGTGAAAAGGAGACAACGATTTTGGAATATCACTTGTGGAGTTTATTTTCCTTAACGTTTTTTAAGTAACTTATTTTTCTAGAGCATATGTTTTCCAAAGTATTTTGATCAAATTAtacatgaaaaatataattttttttcttctgaaaaATGTTTTCCTCCATACCAAACACCTATGCTGGAGCATGTACTTATGGGATGTCAATCAATGCACCTCACTCTGTAGTTAggtaagaatatatatatatatatatatatattgccatctcttcattttttcatgaatttactCTTTTATATATTAATTCTCGTTAATAAAATTTTTGACTCCACGACACACCCTACATCATCCCTTTCGAAACAGAAGAGTAATAACCTATTTTGGGCCATGGATTTCTTCCTTCTTTCAATGATACTAGTTGATTGGGCTGACTGGCCTGGTTCGATTGTTCCGTtctgttattatatatatttctacCTGTAGTTTTTCTGTGTCATTTTAAATTGAGAATATACTACGTAGACATCTCCTCTTTCAATTTCATTCTAGCagaataattttaatttaggtTTCAATAGGAAGATGATAAAATTCGAGCACAACAAgcatttttttaatacaaaagCAAACCATTCTGTAGTCAATATAGGTGCCAAGTTTGAGTTAGTAATATCCACAAGAACTTAACATATATACTTCGAGATATGGtatcaatcaatttttttctttctatcgAATCATTTTCTCAATTTAATCAAGATTATATTTTGCActctatatttttaaaacagttgatattataaatcatttcCACATTTGGTATACTAAAACATGAACATTTTGTATTTGGAAGGATAAGGACGCAGATTCCTAATACGTTGGTATATTGAGTGTACAGTCCTAGTATGTAGTTAGTTCCTTATCTTTAGGTCTCTTATATTCGATCCTCTTTTTTCCCCTAGAATTTCgactctttttcttcttcttcttttccagAATGTCTGCTATTTCCTCTCCAAACTCTCCTGCAGTAACTCTCAATCAAGGGGGTGTCGTTCAGCCCTCTCAATTGATCTCCTTTAATCTTGCGTCCGAGCTGTCCTTCAAGCTAACAGGAAGTGTAAATTATCCAACGTGGAAATCCCAAGTTACCACACTATTGTTTGGCTACGATCTTCTTACCTTTGTTGATGGCTCACTTCCCGTCCCAAATACGCACAttctgaaaaaagaaaataatcaaatcCTTAACCCCACTTTGAGATTGTGGTGGTGACAAGACAATCTTGTTCGCAATGCCATTATGGCATCAGTTGATGCTACAATCGCTCCCCTCATTGCCCATGCTTTCACTGCCAAAAAAGCTTGGGATATTCTTCAAAAAACTAATGCCAGCAAATCGCACTCAAGAATTTTCAGTTTTCGCGATACTCTGGCAATTGTCAAACGAGACGCATGCTCAATCAGTGACTATATGAGATAAATCAAGTCCATTGCAGATGATTTGGCGTGCATTGGTTTACCCGTTAACAGCGAGAAACTTGTCATTAAGGTCCTGAATGGTCTAGGTCCCGAGTACAAGGAGTTATCTGCAGCAATGAGAGCTCGCGATAATCCTATCACATTCGAAGAACTCTTTGATAAACTCCTTGCACAAGAAATATTCATCAAACACTCGAAATCTAAAGTCGACACACCCATGATCACTGCTCAACTTCATCAACATTCCACCAATAATGGTCCTAAAAATAGACAGCCTAACTCTTCCAATCGTAGGAACAATGCTCCATCCAGTTCCTACAATTATTGTAACTAATTTTCTGCCTCGAATAATAATTCCTTCACCCACCAAAATGCCACCAAAAGCAACAATCAGCGGGTCCAATGTCAACTTTGTGATAAGTTTGGTCACATCGCGAAGGTCTGTAGGTCCAAATCACACAAAACTTGTGAAACATGTGCTAATTTTGTCAGCCATCAGTCTTATGCTTCCAATCCCCAAGCCCTTGGGTTGTTGATTCCGGAACCTCTCATCATATTACAAACGACTCTCAACCTCTTCAGACTCCAACTGATTTCTCTGGAATGTAGGATATAATTAATGGTAATGGTAAAAGAATTCATATCACTCATATTGGCCACACTACTTTATCTTCTCCTAGTTTTATAGCCGAATTTCTCTTGAACAATGTTCTTTGTACTCCATCTATAAAAAAGAAGTTGATTTATGTTGCTTAATTTTATAGACAAAATCTAACTtccattgaatttttttcttattcttttgttGTGAAGGATTTGAGCACGAGGGCATGTCTTCTTCAAGGCAAAAGTAATGGTGATCACTATGAGTGACCGGGACATGACCGGATCAGTCACGTCTCGTCCTCACGCATATTTTTTTACATCAACATCTATATTTTTGCATCTATGACATGCTCGTCTTGGCCATCTTCAACCTCGCATTACCAAATCTTGTGTCTCTTCTTTCAACCTACAAGTGAACCATGTCGCATCCTTTACATTTTGCAATTCGTTTTTATGTAACAAGAGTCATCGTCTACCATGTGGTAACCGTTCAATTACAAGTTTTAGGCCTTTTTATGTTGTTTACTCAGATGTTTGGGGTCCCTCTCCAActatttcttttgataatttCCGATtctatgttatttttattgacTGTTTCATGAAATATACTTGGTTGTTTTCTCTAAAATTCAAATCAGACGTGAAGCAATTTTTTACCAATTATGTTCTAATGGTTCAAAACCAATTTCAATTGAGAACTAAAACATTGTGCACTGATGATGGGGGAGGTGAATACATTGGACTTAAATCCACTCTCTTGAACTTTGGGATCTAGCATCTCACAAGTCCTCCATACACTCCCTAACTAGTTGGCACTGTCGAAATAAAACATCGCCACGTTGTGGACACCGCTTTTACTCTTCTTCACTATGCTTCTTTCCCACTCAAATTCTGGTCCCTCGGTTTCCAATCTGCAGTCTACCTCATTAAGAGGTTGCCAACACCACTTCTCGATCTTAAATCTCTATTTCAGTAACGTTACCCTAAACCTTCTTAAACTAAGGATCTTTGGTTGTCTTTGTTATCCCTGTTTAAAGCCATACATGTCAATAAAGCTTGATCCCAAGTCCAATCTTCGTGTAATAATGGGATATTCCGCTACCACAAATAGTCATGCTTGCCTAGACCTTACCACGTTAAAAGTCTATATATCCAGGCATGTCATATTCGTCAAACATATTTTTCCATTCATAGCCAACTATCCTCATCTCTCTCGTCCACAAGTCTCGTACATGGAAAAATGGTTGTGTTGAGATGATTCTTTTAGTCTTTACTCTCCCTCACAACCTCCCTCACCTCTTGTCCTTGCATGCCCAATTCCAATTCTTGTTACTACTGATTTGGTCAACTCTGTCTACTCACGGATCGCAGACTCAAGGCCATCAGGATGACGTTCCAACCGGCTCTACTGTAAGTTCTCCTACACACTATCTTTTTCTCCTTCTCAAAATAGCAATCCATATGCATCTCCACAACCAACTCTTAAAACACCATCAAATCGAATGGTCACCAGGTCTCAACATAATATTTTCAAACCCAAAGTGGTTTTTGATTACCTTTCAACCTTATCCATAAAACACCTTTCACTTACCCTAAATACCTTCAGTCAAGCATCAAATATCCTAAATGGTAGGCTGCAATTATCAAAGAACACATAGcctttcttaaaaataaaacttggtCATTGGTTTCATCTACTCCCTTTCAAAACGCAAGTTGGGTGTAAATAGGTGTTTCGTGTCAAACAAAAACCTGATGGATCCATAAAGGATTATAAAGCCAGATTAGTGgcaaaaatatttcatcaacGTCCTGAAATTGATTTTCATTTCACCTTCAGTCCAGTTATTAAAATCACAACTATTCGCCTCTTGTCCCTAGTTGTGTCTCTTAAATGGCCATTGTGTCAACTTGGCGTAAACATTGCCTTTTTACATGGTACTCTTCATGATGTTTGTTTTCATGCAATAACCACCTGGCTTTGTAGATTTTCGATTTTCAAATCATGTGTGTAAACTTCACAAATCTATCTATGGACTTCGCCAGACACCACGAGTATGGTATACTAAAATCAAGGAATTTCTCTTTTCATGTGGCTTTGCTCGTTCCAAATTTGATAAATCTTTAACCATCAAATGGACTCCTAATTCtctcattattattatgatCTATGTTGATGACATTGTTGTTATAGGCTCTAACAACTCACATGTCCAGGCAACAATTAAGTTGTTGGGTGATGGATTTTCGATTAAGGACCTTGGTCCCTTACATTTTTTCTAGGTGTTGAAGTTATACAACATGCTCATGGATTGACTCTCACACAAAGTAGCTTCATTGAGGACATACTCAGCAAGTTCAATATGCTGGATGCAAATTCAATATGCTGGATGCAAACAATGTGAATACTCATCTATCCATAAGTGACATTTTATCCTTTATGCTGGATGCAAATAGTGTGAGCACTCCTCTGTCCACGAGTGACATTTTATCCTTGGATGACCGTTCTCCTTTAGCAGACACTACACTTTATAGGCAGTTCATTGGCTCATTGTAATACCTCACCTTCACACGGCCTGATATATGCTTTGCAGTAAATAAGCTCGCTCAATTCTAATACTCCCCACCAACTAAACATTATCAAGCAACA
Protein-coding sequences here:
- the LOC129892145 gene encoding putative cyclin-D6-1; this encodes MDFNLENPLPFSHDETHLDTISPLFNIETYHMPSQTYLQNLKNSDFHINIREATISIILQISHPFDNPFLSYLAINYLDRFICFHSLSESKPWILRMIAVSCVSLALKMRKTEYSVTDIEQDGGTIFDIETIKRMELLILGGLKWRMRSITAFAFINFFVSMFKFKDLPLQQALKARATEIILTAQNEIKILPFKPSIISASALLSASHELFPLQFSCYKSAILNCSYVHKNDLLSCYNVTQEIAKEGYESILEMVSSTSTPVNVLDLQMSWSSDNEPIEEHTLLNAISSSSSGRQDNLTKRRKIIIHDNT